A single region of the Rhizobium etli CFN 42 genome encodes:
- the glpK gene encoding glycerol kinase GlpK: MSGYILSIDQGTTSSRAIIFNSDMKMAGSAQAEITQYYPQPGWVEHDAAEIWQSVVDTMRKAIAGAGVDAAAIAAVGITNQRETAVVWDRKSGTPLYRAIVWQDRRTAEMCESLKADGYEKLFSAKTGLLLDPYFSGTKLRWLLDNVDGLREQAEAGEVCFGTIDSWLIYKLTGGRVHATDATNASRTLLYNIDDGTWDEELLGILGIPAAMLPEVRECADDFGRVDEALFGAALPIFGVAGDQQAAAMGNACFEPGMMKSTYGTGCFALLNTGQDRVSSANRMLTTIACRLDGETTYALEGSIFIAGAAVQWLRDGLGIIGQASEAGVLAAKADPGQQVYIVPAFTGLGAPYWDPAARGAIFGLTRNSGPAEFARAVLESVAYQTLDLLVAMKRDWGANQLETVLRVDGGMAASDWTMQCLADMTGNPVDRSAIHETTALGAAWLAGSRAGIWPGKREFAKAWACDRRFSPAMAETERQAKIIGWKNAVSRMISDASAG, translated from the coding sequence ATGAGCGGCTATATTCTTTCGATTGATCAGGGCACGACGTCTTCGCGTGCGATCATCTTCAACAGCGACATGAAAATGGCCGGATCCGCTCAGGCGGAGATCACGCAATACTATCCGCAGCCCGGCTGGGTGGAGCACGATGCTGCCGAAATCTGGCAGTCCGTCGTCGACACGATGCGCAAGGCGATCGCTGGTGCCGGCGTGGATGCCGCCGCGATCGCAGCCGTCGGCATCACCAACCAGCGCGAAACGGCAGTCGTCTGGGACCGCAAGTCCGGAACACCGCTTTACCGCGCGATCGTCTGGCAGGACCGGCGCACGGCGGAAATGTGCGAAAGCCTGAAGGCCGATGGATATGAGAAGCTGTTTTCCGCCAAGACCGGCCTGCTGCTCGACCCATACTTTTCGGGAACCAAGCTACGCTGGCTGCTCGACAATGTCGATGGGCTGCGCGAGCAGGCCGAGGCGGGCGAGGTCTGTTTCGGCACGATCGACAGCTGGTTGATCTACAAGCTGACCGGCGGCCGCGTGCATGCGACCGATGCAACCAATGCATCGCGAACCCTGCTCTACAATATCGATGACGGAACCTGGGACGAGGAACTGCTCGGCATTCTCGGCATCCCGGCCGCCATGCTTCCCGAGGTCAGGGAATGCGCCGATGATTTCGGCCGGGTCGACGAGGCCCTGTTCGGGGCCGCGCTGCCGATCTTCGGGGTCGCCGGCGACCAGCAGGCGGCGGCGATGGGCAATGCCTGCTTCGAACCCGGCATGATGAAATCGACTTACGGCACCGGCTGCTTCGCCCTGCTCAACACAGGCCAGGATCGAGTCTCCTCCGCCAATCGGATGCTGACGACCATCGCCTGCCGCCTCGACGGCGAGACGACCTATGCGCTCGAAGGCTCGATCTTCATCGCCGGTGCCGCCGTGCAATGGCTGCGCGACGGCCTCGGCATTATCGGCCAGGCGTCGGAGGCAGGGGTGCTTGCGGCCAAGGCCGATCCTGGGCAGCAGGTCTATATCGTCCCCGCCTTCACCGGGCTCGGCGCGCCTTATTGGGATCCGGCTGCGCGTGGTGCGATCTTCGGCCTGACGCGCAACAGCGGACCGGCGGAATTTGCCCGCGCCGTGCTCGAATCCGTTGCCTATCAGACACTCGACCTGCTTGTGGCTATGAAGAGGGATTGGGGCGCCAACCAGCTGGAGACGGTGTTGCGCGTCGATGGCGGCATGGCGGCTTCCGATTGGACGATGCAATGCCTCGCCGACATGACCGGAAACCCGGTCGACCGCTCGGCGATCCACGAGACGACGGCGCTCGGGGCCGCCTGGCTTGCCGGCTCCAGGGCCGGTATTTGGCCGGGCAAGCGTGAATTTGCCAAGGCTTGGGCCTGTGATCGACGTTTCAGCCCCGCAATGGCGGAGACAGAGCGGCAGGCCAAGATCATCGGTTGGAAGAATGCCGTGTCGCGGATGATCTCGGACGCTTCGGCGGGATAG
- a CDS encoding alanine--tRNA ligase-related protein, with protein sequence MIQYYQDFCLSKGIDFTRIESVRPHDDTTLFCSAGMQQYKALFSDPSFSGTVANSQACLRMGDLDEIGDGTHFLHFTMLGLFSFREMTVGDAIDFWLAFLGTLGLAPDHVTMHPDRLIEWTPLYDGRVPIVADAECIWSDGSISGYCTEFYKHGIEIGNIVNPLGSCIDVGFGAERLDMIVNGTPPADALETLRETVMTIVESGYRPGNKEQGYVLRKLLRRIHKMGGTLEHPFFQKEVERQKRLGAKYLRLRDRYCDKGADWWFDTHGIDLSDIDEIIE encoded by the coding sequence CTGATCCAGTACTATCAAGACTTCTGCCTCTCCAAGGGCATCGACTTCACACGCATCGAATCCGTACGGCCGCATGACGATACAACGCTCTTCTGCAGCGCTGGCATGCAGCAATACAAGGCTCTCTTCTCCGATCCTTCTTTTAGCGGAACCGTCGCAAACAGCCAGGCCTGCCTGCGCATGGGCGACCTCGACGAGATCGGCGACGGAACTCACTTCCTCCACTTCACCATGCTCGGGCTTTTCTCCTTCAGGGAAATGACCGTCGGCGACGCCATCGATTTCTGGCTCGCCTTTCTCGGAACGCTCGGTCTGGCGCCGGATCATGTAACGATGCATCCAGACCGCCTGATCGAATGGACGCCGCTCTATGACGGGCGCGTACCCATCGTTGCCGATGCCGAATGCATCTGGAGCGATGGCAGCATCAGCGGATACTGCACCGAGTTCTACAAGCATGGCATAGAGATCGGGAACATCGTCAATCCGCTCGGAAGCTGTATCGATGTCGGCTTTGGCGCGGAGCGTCTCGATATGATCGTCAACGGCACGCCGCCGGCGGATGCGCTGGAGACATTGCGCGAGACGGTGATGACGATCGTAGAAAGCGGATATCGGCCGGGCAATAAGGAGCAGGGATATGTTCTGCGCAAACTGCTCCGCCGCATCCACAAGATGGGCGGCACACTCGAGCATCCGTTCTTCCAGAAAGAGGTCGAACGCCAGAAGCGGCTCGGCGCCAAGTATCTGCGCCTGCGCGATCGCTATTGCGACAAGGGGGCGGACTGGTGGTTCGACACCCACGGCATCGATCTCTCCGACATCGATGAGATCATCGAGTAG